The window TCGCCGTCCAGCTCATTTCCTTGGCCAGGACGGGCTGCATGATGCCGAGCGCGGCACGGTCGATGTAGTTCAGGGTGGTGGCGAAGAACACCAGGGCGAGCATGCCCCAACGGGTCTTGCCGACGCCGAAGGCGCCGCGAAGCTTGTCGCCGATCGAACCCTGGGGCATCCGGGGGGCGGCGGGGGTGATCTTGGAGTGGTTCATAAACTGCTCGATTCTTGAAATTGTATTCAGCTGCGGTGCTACGAGTACGTGACCGGTTCCCAGGCAGGGGGGCACGCAAGGCCGGTGCATGGTGAGCAGTGAAGGCGGCAGCGTCAATTGAAGGGAAGGGCTAGTGTTCGGTTACCGAACGGTTGCGTCGGGCCCTTGGGCGTAGCCAAGGGCAGCGTAGTTCAGGAGGTCAAGGTACTCAACGCTCTACCGGCCAGATAGCCGAATGTCATCCCTGGCCCCAGGGTAATACCGCCACTCGGGTAATACCCGCCCATCACACTGTTCATATCGTTGCCCACCGCATACAACCCGGGGATCGGCCGCGCCTCGCGGTCCAGTACCCGGGCCGAGGCATCCGTGCCCAGGCCGGCGAACGTACCCAGGCTGCCCGGCAACAGTTTCACTGCGTGGAATGGCCCGTGCAGCAGTGGCCGCAGCGACGGATTGGGGGCCTGCAACGGCTCGCCCTGCGCCCGGTTGTAGGCCGATGCACCGCGCCGGAAAAGCGGATCTTCACCCTGGGCTGCATGGCGGTTGAAGTCGTGCACCGTGCGCTGCAACTGCGCGGCGTCGATCCCGCAGCGCTGTGCCAGTTGCGCCAGCGTGCGACCGCTGTGCAGGTAACCGCAGCGTTGATAGTGACGAGTGGGGAAAGGGAAGGGCTTGGCCCAGCCGATACCATAGCGACGTTGCGCGGCATGGTCGCAGATCAGCCAGGCTTCCGGCGCTTCACCCTGCGGCGTGGCGGCGAACAGCGCGTTCATGAAGTCGTGGTAGCAATCGGCCTCGTTGACGAAGCGCCGGCCATCGCCGCGCACGGCGATGAAACCGGGCTTGGCGCGATCGATCAAGTGCGGGAAATGGCCGAAACTGCCATCGCTGCGCGGCACCCTCGACACAGGTGCCCAGGCACCTGCATGGGTCGCAGTCGCCTGGACCATGCCACCGGCCTGTTCGCCCAGGCGCAGGCCGTCGCCGCTGTTTTCCCTGGGGGCTGCGGAGTAATGCTGGGTACCGTCCGGCGCATGTGGCATCAGGTGCGCGATGCGCTGGCGATCATGTGCAAAGCCACCGCAGGCCAGCACCACACCGCGGCGGGCGTGGATCATCTGGCCGTCGGCAAACTGTGCGCCGCTGACCCGGCCTTCGCCCAGCAGGCGGCTGGCCGGCTTGTCGGTCAGTAGCGTCACGCCCAGGTCCAGGGCGCTGCGCAGCAGCCGTGCCACCAGGGCGTTGCCATTGACCAGTTGCAGGCTGCGGCGGTGCAGCAGCAGGTCGCGGCCATGGCGCAGCAGGCGTTTGCCCACATGCAGCGCGGCCGTGGGCGAGCGTGTGGCGTTGAAGAAGGCGGCCATGTCGGCGCCGCCGGCAATGCCCATGCCGGCCAGGCTGACGATGTCCAGCGGTGGGCGCAGCTTGTGCAGCCAGGGCCCGAGCAGGCGCCCGTCGTATGGCAGGGCGCACAGCGAACGACCACCGCGCGTGCTGCCATCGCCCTCGCGCATGTCGGGCATGCGGCTGCCGCACTGGAACTGCACGGCGGTGTGTTGCTGGAAGAACGCCACCATCTCCGGGCCATGGTGCAGGAAGGCGCGCTGGCGCGGGTCCAGTTCGCTGACGTGGGTTTGCCCGCGCAGGTAGCGCTCCGGGGCATCGTCTGTCTCGACGATGCCTTCGGCAATGGCCAGCGGGTTGCGCGGTATCCACAGCCAGCCCCCCGACCAGGCACTGGTGCCGCCCAGTTGGCTGGCTTTTTCCGCGACGATCACCTGCTGGCCGTGATGGGCGGCAGTAACGGCGGCAGCCAGGCCAGAGGCACCGGAGCCGATGACAAGTACGTCACATTCGAGGGGTTGCATCGTGGGGTTCCGCTCAGGCATTGGAGGAAGGTTTTAGTTTTATTGCAGCGGCGAAAAGCCGGTGGGCCGCAGCATTCGCGACTGCAAGCGCAGCACCGCGCCCAGTTCGCGATTGCGCCTTGAGAACTCTGCCCAACGGGGGTCCGCTGCCATGGCTGCGCGGCGTGCCATGCGTTCGTCGAGGCTGGCATAGCCCCAGATATGCACCACCTGGTTGACCTCGCCGAATTCGCTGGTGAAAAAGCCGACCAGGTTACCGAGATGCTCGCTTTGCACCTCCAGCGCGTGGCTTTGGTACAGGCTCAGCCAGTCGGCCATTTTCAGTGGGTCGAGGGTGTAGGTTCTCAGTTCGTAGTACATGCTGGGGTCTCCATTTGGGTGGTTGGCGCCTGCAGGCGCACGGCGATGTGGTTGGCAGCGAGCCAGCCGAAGGTGAGGGCAGGGCCCAGGGTGATGCCGGGGCCGGGGTAGGTGCCTTTCATCAGTGAGTTCATGTCGTTGCCGACTGCATACAGCCCGGCAATCGGCTGGCCATCGCGGTTCAGCACGTTGGCCTGGGCGTTGGTCACCAGGCCGCGGGCTGAGCCAAGGTCGCCGGTGTGGATGCGGATGGCGTAGAACGGGCCGCTGGTCAGCGGCGCCAGGCATGGGTTGGGCGTGTGTTGCGGGTCGCCCATGTAGCGGTTGTAGCTGTTGCCGCCTTTGCCGAACGCGCGGTCGATGCCGTTGCGGGCATCGGCGTTGAACTGCTCCAGGGTCTGCATGAATACCTGTGGGTCGACACCAATGGTCTTGGCCAGTGCCTGCGCTGTTGCGGCGCGGTGCAGGTAGCCGGCATGGATCAACGCCTGGTTGTCCACCGGCTTTGGCCGCGCCAGGCCCAGGCCGTAGCGGTTCATCGCTTCGGCATCGCAGACCAGCCAGCAGCTGGCGATGCCTTTGGCGAACATGGTCTGCACGAAGTGGTGGTAGGAATCGGACTCGTTGACGAAGCGTCGCCCGTCCGGGCCCACCGCGATCATCCCCGGCTTGGCGCGGTCGGTGACCAGGTGCGGGAAGCGCTCATGCTCGCCACTGGCATGGCGCAGTTCCGAAACCGGCGCCCAGAAGAAGTTGGCCACCAGGCCCTCACCCTGGGCTGCGGCCACGGCTTGGCCAAGGCGCAGGGCAGCGCCGTCATTTGTGGGCGGTGACATGGTCAGGTGCGGCGCTTGCCGGCCCGGCCGGTAGCTGTCGGCCAGCGCGCCTGCAGCGAACCCGCCCATGGCGCACACCACACCGCCCCGGGCCAGCACCCGTTCACGGCGCCCTTCGCGTTGCACCACCACGCCGGTGACCACGCCGCGTTCGACGATCAGCTCCAGGGCTTCGCTGCGCAACCACAGCTGCGTGCCATGGGCGAAGGCGCTGCTGGCCAGGCGGGCGATCAAGGCATTGCCGGTGGTAAGGCGGGTGCCGCGCGGATGATGCAGGCGGTCCCGCGCGTAACGCGCCATCAGCTTGAGGCAATGCCACAGCGACCGGGGCGAGCGGCGAATACTGAGAAAGTGCTGGATATCCACGCGGTTGACCATCATGCCGCCGAACAGCAACATGCCGGGCGGCGGCATCTGCAGGTCCTTGAAGTGCGAGCCGAGCTGCCTGCCGTCGTACTCGACCATCTCCAGCGCCCGGCCAAACTGGGTGGCACCGGGGGCGTCCGGGTAGTAGTCCGGCGAATGCGGGCGCAGGGCGTAGCGCAGTTCGGTGTTCTGCTCCAGCCAGCGCAGCGCCTGGTGGCCATGCTCGATGAAGGTGTCGACCAGCGCGGGGTCATAGCCGTCGCCGATGACCTGCCGGAGGTAGGTGCGAATGGCCTCGGGGGAATCCACCGCACCAGCGGCGCGGGCTTGATCAGTACCATAGAGCCACACCGCCCCACCGGAAATTGCCGAGGTACCGCCAAAGTGCTCGGCCTTTTCCACCACCAGCACTTTCAGCCCCCGGCGGGCGGCGGTGGCGGCAGCGGTAAGGCCACCGGCGCCGCTGCCCAGCACGACCAGGTCAAAGTTGTGTTGCGTATGTTCATGTGTCGGCATGGCTTCAGATCTCCAGCGGCGTGACGCCCATGAAGGCGCCCAGGTGGCCGAGTTGGGCGAAGGCCATTTCCGGGCCGGTCTGGACCGAGCAACCTGCCTGGCGTGCCCGTTTCAGCAGCGGGGTGATCTCGGGTGAGGTGACCACATCGGCGACCAGGGTTTCGGGTTGCAAGGTGGCGAGCAGGGCGGCAGGCAGTGGCAGCTCCGCGCTACCGCCCATGCCGACAGGGGAGGCGTTGACCAGCAGGTCGAAGCCTTCCAGCCCGTCGACCCGGGTGGCGAGTTCGACCGCGGGGAAGGCATTGCCGAGCAGCTCGCACACAGCGCCCATGCGCGCGGTGCTGGGGTCGCTGAGGGTGATGCTGGCGATGCCGGCCTCGCCCAGCGCATAGGCAATGGCACTGCCGACCCCGCCACAACCGATCACCAACGCACGCTTGCCCGCCGGCTCGAAGCCATGTTTGCGCGCAGCACCGAGGAAGCCGGCGCCGTCCACGTTGTCGCCCAGCAGTCGCCCGTCACGCTCTCGGCGAATCACATTGACCGAGCCCAGCGCGGCTGCGCGCTCGCTCAGGCCGTCAAGGCGGCTGGCCAGGGCCTGCTTGTACGGCACGGTGACCACGCAACCGCGCAGGTTCTGCCAGCCGCGCAGGGTGCCGGCGAAGGTAGCCAGCGCGGCCTCATGCAGATCGATGGGCAGCATGGCGAGGTTGCAGTTGTTGTTGGCGAACCAGGTGTTGAAGTTTTCGGGGGACTTCACCTGGGCAATGGGCGAACCGACGATGGCGACCAGTTCAGTCGAACCACGAATCATGCTGACCTCCTTATTGGCGTTGTTATGCAGGCCAAGGGTGAGGCAAGGGGGCGTGGGCAACAATGCGCTGATCGGGCGTTTGATGCGATAATCGCAACCTTGATCCGGTTATCGCGGTAATCGGCTGTTTTTGCCCTGCTTGCGAGTCGAATAGATGAACACCCCCGCTATCCACCCCCGTGACCTGATCGCCGGCTTGCAGAAGGGCCTGGCGCTGATGCAGCTGTTCAGCGCCGAGCAGCCGCGCCTTAGCGTGCCGCAGGCGGCCAGGTTGTCCGGCCTTACCCCCAGTGCCGCGCGGCGGTTTCTGTTGACCTTGGTGCACGAAGGGTTTGCCGAAACCGACAGCCGTGAGTACTGGCTTACGCCCAAGGCGCTGCGCCTCGGCCAGGCGTATGTGGATTCGGCGCAACTACCGCGCATGCTGCGGCCGATAGTCGAGCAGGTGGCGCGGCAGACGCAGGAGCATGTGTCGGTGGGTACCCGTGATGGTGACGAGATCATCCATCTGGTACGCAGCCGCTACAGCCATGTGTCCTCGTTGTCGATCCGGCCGGGTTCGCGGGTGCCGATGTATTGCACTGCCGGCGGGCGTGTCTGGCTGGCCTGGCTGGATGAGGGGGAGCGGGATGCCTACTTTGCGCGTAACCCGCTGCGAGGGTTGACGCCTTATACACAGACGGACCGGTTGCAACTGGAGGCGGAGTTGCTGCGGGTGAGGGAGCAAGGGTTCTGTATCGTGGACCAGGAGTATGAAGTCGGCATGCGCGTGCTGGGTGTGCCACTTCTGGACCGGGCTGGCCGGCTGAAGGCGACATTGACCATCACCACCCATGCTTCGCGGTTGAGTGTGGATGAAATACGCTTGCGGTATCTGCCGACCTTGTATGAGGCCCAGGCGTTATTGCGGCCGGTGCTGGATTGAGGCGGTATGGTTCGGGAATCGTGCTGCCGTCTTCGCGGGTAAACCCGCTCTCATAGAACAACACATGACTCATTGGTTTAGTGAGGGTCTGTAGGAGCAGCCTTGTGCTGCGAAGAGGCCGGTACTGACAAAGCCTGTCTATTGCTTGTACCGGCCTCTTCGCAGCACAAGGCTGCTCCTACAAAGGACGCTTCAAACGAGCGATATTTGTTCTATACGTGACGGCCCAGGTCCTCGGCTTATCGCTCGATCTGGCGGTTCCAGCGCGCGTTCCACTCGGGGCGCTGGGTATTGACCTGGTCCCAGTCGATGGTCACGGCGGTCTGCAGGTAGGTCTGCATGGCTTCGACCTGGCCACGGGTCTTGTCGCTGGTGGGCGTGTTGGGGTTGGACGGGATCTGGTCACCCAGCTCCAGTGCCGGCGACTGCGCCTCGGGGCTGAGCAGGAACTCGGCGAGCTTCTGTGCAAGCTCCGGCTGGTCGTTGTTGGCCGTGACGCATTCGGCCTGGTTGAGCACCACGGCACCTTCCTTGGGCGCGGCGTACTCCACCGGGATGCCTTTGAGCTTCAGCGCCGTCACCTGAGTGGGGGTGAGCGGGAACAGCGCGGCTTCGTCGGTTTGCACCATTTCCGAGAGTTTGGCCGAGTTGGGGATGTACTCCAGCACGTTCGGGCCCACGTTCTTCTGCCAGGCGGCGAAGCCCGGGTTGACGTCGGTATCGCTACCGCCGTGCAGGCGGTTGTACATCAGGAAACCATGCAGGCCGAAGGTGGACGATGCCATCGACTGGAACACCACCTTGTCCTTGAAGCGCGGGTCGGCCAGGTCGTTCCATGAGGTAGGCGCTGCCCAGCCATTGGCCTTGAACAGGCGGCTGTTGTAGGCAAGCCCGGTCACGCCCAGGCTGACTGCGGCAGCCTTGTCCTTGATCAAAGCCTTTTCCGGCAACTGGGCCAAGGTCGGGTTGGGTTTGAGCGTGCTGCACAGGCCCATGCCGATGGCGCGGTACATGATGCCGTCATCCAGCACCATCACATGGATCGACGGCTTGTTCGGCGTGGCCTGGACCTTGGCCAGGATGTCGGCCGAGGTGCCGGGAACGATCACCACCTTCACCCCGTTGGCCTGCTCGAACCTTGGCAGGATATTGTCGCTGAACAGCCGCTCCATGGTGCCGCCGTTCATGCCCAGGTACAGCGTGGGTTGGGCCATGGCGGGCAGGCAGGCGAACAGGCCGGGCACGGTGCAGAACAGGGCGAGCAAACGTTGCTTGTGCGTCATGACAGGTTTTCCTTGTAGTGGTTGGGCTGAAAGCGGTTGATGGAAAAAGCCGCCAGGCTGAGTGCCGGCGCGCCGTGCAGGATGCATTGCGCCAACGCTTCACCGGCAGCCGGGCCTATCTGGAAGCCGGCACCGGCAAAGCCGAATCCATGCAGCAGGCCAGGCTGGTGCAGGCTGGGGCCGAGCACCGGTTCGTCATCGGGCAGGTAACCCTCGGTGCCGCTCCAGGTGCGTATGGCCTGGGCGCCCGCCAGTGCCGGGTACAGCTCGGTGGCGTTGCGCAGGATGTCGAGTACTGCGGCCTGGCCCGGGCGTGCGGTGGTCGGGGTCAGGGCAAAACCGCGCCCGCCACCCAGCACGCAGTTGCCACGCGCCACCTGGCGGGCGTAGATGCCGCCGCCTTCGACCCCGGTGCTGGCGGTCATGAACAGCGGCAGCGGCTCGGTGACCAGCATGGCCGGGTGGGCCGCGGTCAGCGGCGCCGGCTCGCCGAACCGCTCGGCCAGTTGCGCCGACCAGGCGCCGGCGCAATTCAACAGCCAGGGCGCCTTGAAGCCTTGGCCGCTGCTGGTGTGTAGGCTGAAGCGGTAGCCGTCGTGACCCACCTCCAGCACCTTGCACTGCTCATGCACCTGGGCGCCGCTGCGCTTGGCTGCCTGGGCGAAGGCCGGTGACACCAGCCGTGGGTTGGCATGGCCGTCCTCGGGGCAGTACGAGGCGCCGACGGCGATATCGCCCACCCAGGGGAAGCGCTGGCGCAGTTCGCGTCGTTCAAGCAGTTGCAGGCGCAGGTCAAAAGCCTGGGTACGCTGGGCATAGGCCTTCAAGGCATCGAAGTCGGTTTCGCTGCGTGCCAGCTTGAGGTGGCCGCTGCGGGCGTATTCGCCATCGATGCCGATCCACTCGCGCAGATTCCCCCAGATGGCATGGGCGCGCATCGACAATGGCAGCTGCGCCAACGAGCGGCCCTGACGGCGCACACCGCCGTAGTTGACCCCGCTGGAATGCGAGCCGCAGAAGTCGCGTTCCAGCAATGCCACTTGCCGACCAGCGCGGGCCAGGGTCAAGGCAGCGCTGCTGCCGACGATGCCGCCGCCGACGACGATGGCGTCCACTTCGATCAGCTTCATGGTTTTATCTCCAGGCCAAAGGGCAGGGGCTTGACCGGAGCCTGGCCACGCAGGCGCCCGACCTGGTCAATGGCCCGACCGCTTTCGCAGGCGATCAACTCGGCGGCAGCTGCACCGCACACGCGGCCCTGGCAGCGGCCCATGCCGACTCGGCACATGGCCTTGACCCGGTTGATTTCCCAGTGCCCGGCACGCACGGTGGCGCGAATTTCCCCGGCGCTGATCTGCTCGCAGCGGCACACGGTGAGCTCGTCCGGGGCTTGCCGGGCCCACTGCTCGGGAAATGGAAAGGCCTGCTCCAGCCCCTGGCGGAAGCGCTGCAAGGTGGCCAGGCGCCTTTCCAGTTGCTGCTGGCGCTGCGGGTTGCCGGGCTTGCCAAGGTCGGCCAGCAGTGTCAGGGCGGCCAGTTCACCGCTCATCTCGGCACCGTCGGCACCGAGGATGCCGGCACCATCGCCCGCCAGGTACACGCCAGGGCTGGTGGCCCGGCCCTGGGCGTCACGTACCGGTAGCCAGGCGCGGTTGAGCGCGCTCCAGGCGAACTGGCAACCCAGCAGGTCGGCCAGTTGGGTTTCACTGCGCAGGGCGTGGGCGAATGCCACGGCGTCGCACGGCAGGTCGTGTTGTTGGCCATTGTGCGACCAGCGCACACCGCTGGCACGTTGCTCGCCGTCGATACCCAGCAGGGTCACGCCTTGGTGCACCGGCACCCCCTTGCGGGCCAGCCAGGCTCGGTAGTACAGGCCCTTGGCAAAGGTGCCCGGTTGCAGAAGCAGGCGTGGCAGGGCACGCACCTGGGCGCTGAACGGTGAGGTGTCGAGCACCGCGCTGACCCTGGCACCGGCCTTGGCATACTGGTAGGCCACCAGGTACAGCAGCGGCCCGCTGCCGCCCAGCACCACCCGTTCCCCGATCGCGCAGCCCTGGAACTTCAGGGCGATCTGCGCAGCGCCCAAGGTATAGACCCCAGGCAGGGTCCAACCGGGTATCGGCAACACCCGGTCGGTGGCACCGGTGGCGACGATCACCCGGTCGAACGCCAGGCGGTCGGCCAGGTAGCCCTGTTGCAAGGTGTCCAGCACTTGGTTCTCGGCGTTCCAAACCAGGGTGTCCGGGCGGTAGTCGACCTGCCCGCGCAGTTGCTCGAGGGTGTTGTGCAGGGCTTGGGCCTTGCCGGCCTCGAAGCCGTACAAGGCTTTGGCCGAGCGGCGAAAATTGGCCGGCTGCTGGCGGTAGATCTGCCCGCCGCCGCGGCTGGCTTCGTCCAGCAGCACCGGGCGCAGGCCGTGGGCTACGAGGGTTTGCGCGGCGCGGATGCCGGCCGGGCCGGCGCCGATGATCACGATCGCACTCATGGCTGGCGCCCCGGGTCGCGGGTCACGCACTGGCCCGATTCCAGAAAGGTCGAGCAGGCGCGTACCCGGCGGCCATCCTGCAGCCGTACCCAGCAGTCCTGGCAGGCGCCCATCAGGCAGAAGCCGGCGCGTGGTTCGGCGTTGAAGTCGCTGCCGCGCAGGTGCCCGGCATTGGTCAGGATGGCAGTCAGCAGGGTATCGCCGCTCATGCCTTTGGCCGGTTGGCCGTCGAGCAGGAAAGGCACAGGCTCGCGGTCGTGTTCGGCCACGCGCTTGAACAGGGGCATGGGAGCATTCCTTGTCATTGCTTGCCCACCAGCACGCGGTCCAGGCCATATACGCGGTCCAGGGCGACCATGGTCAGGGCGGTGATGGCGATCACCAGCGCCGAGACGGCGGCCATCATCGGGTCGATGGATTCGGTGGCGTATACGTACATGCGCACTGGCAGGGTCTGGGTGGCAGGCGAGGTGACGAAGATCGACAGGGTCACTTCGTCGAAGCTGTTGATGAAGGCCAGCAGCCAGCCGCCGGCTACACCGGGCAGGATCATCGGCAGGGTGACCTTGCAGAACAGCGTGACCCGGCCAGCGCCCAGGCTTTGCGCAGCCTGCTCGGCACTGCGATCGATTCCGATGGCTGCAGCCAGTACCAGGCGTAGCACGTAGGGGGTAATCACCACGACATGGGCGAACACCAGCCAGGCGAAGCTGCCATTGACCCCCAGCAGGGCGAACAGCCGCAGCAAGGCCACACCCAGCACCAGGTGCGGGATGATGATCGGCGATAGCAGCAGGCCGTTGAGAAAGCCTTGGCCGGGGAAACTGTAGCGGGTGATCGCCAGGCCCGCCGGCACGGCGATCAGAGTGGCCAGTGTGGCAGCCAGGGCTGCGAGTTTCAGGCTGTTGTAGAACGCATCGAGGAAATCGGCACGCTCGAACACGGCGCTGAACCAGCGCAGCGAGAAGCCGGCAGTGGGCAGACTCAGGGTGTTTTCCGGGGTGAATGCCACCAGGCACACCACCACCAGCGGGGCGAGCATGAACAGCATCACCAGGGCGTGAAAGGACAGGGCCAGCGGGCCGTTACGGGTCATCGGTTCAGACTCCAAGTGCGCGTTTGTAGCGGTGTTCGACCAATCGGTTCCAGCTGAGCATCACCAGCAGGTTGATCAGCAGCAGGGCCACGGCGATGGTTGCACCCATCGGCCAGTTCAGTTCGGCCAGGTACTGGTCGTAGATCATGGTGGCGACCATCTTCAGGCGGCGACCGCCCAGCAGGCCTGGGATGGCGAACGAGCTGGCGGCCAGGCCGAACACGATCAGCGTGCCCGACAGCACGCCGGGCATGATCTGTGGCAGCACGATGCGGCGGAACACCGTCCACTGGCTGGCACCCAGCGATAGCGCAGCCTGCTCGGCAGTCGGGTCGAGTTTCTGCAGCGAGGTCCACACCGGGATGATCATGAACGGCAGCATCACGTGGACCAGGCCGATGATCACTGCAAACGGCGTATACAGCAGCTTCACCGGCTGCCCGCCGAGGGCAGTGATGCCCTGGTTGACCAGGCCGTCGGCGCCTAGCAGCAGGCTCCAGCCGAAGGCTCGCACCACTACCGAAATCAGCAGCGGGGTCAGCACCAGGATCAGGAATATCGAGCGCCACGGCGCGCCCATGCGGCTGAGCACCAAGGCCTCGGGGATGCCGATCAGCACGCAAAGCAGGGTGACCAGGGCGCTGATCCAGAAGGTACGGAAGAAGATCTCGTAGTAGTAGGTGTCGGTCACCAGGCTCAGGTAATGGCCGAGGGTGTACTGGCCGGCCTGGATGCCGCTGCTGTAGTCGAACGCGTTGAACGACAGCAGCACGGTCAGCCCCAATGGCACCACCAGCAAGGCCAGGAACAACAGCAGCGCCGGGCTGCTCAAGCCATAGCCCCAGGCGCTGCTGCGCAGCTTTGCCGCGCTCATGCCGCCACCTCGCCAGCGTTCAGCACCCGCAGCAGGGCATCGTTCCAGTCCAGGCCGACCTGTGTGCCTTCATCCAGCGGGGTGTTGCCGTCGTTGGCACGCACCACGGCCAGGTTGCCCAGGGCGGTGTCGACCCGATACAGCCATTGGCTGCCGAGGAAGTAACGGCAGCTGATGCGGCCTGCGAGCTTGCCGCTGCCGGCCGGGCCGAGGCTGATCTTTTCCGGGCGCAGGCTGAGGGTCAGCGGGCCCTGGGCATCCGCCCGCGGTTGCCCGTCGGGGCCGGTTACGCCGTGCAGGCGGTTGGCCTTGCCGACAAAGTCGGAAATGAAAGGCGTGCCCGGGTGTTCATACAGGCGGTAGGGGGCATCGACCTGGGTAATGCGCCCGGCTTCCATCACCACCACCCGGTCGCTGATCGACAGCGCCTCGGCCTGGTCGTGGGTGACCATCAAAGTGGTAATGCCGACCTCGTTCTGGATACGGCAGATCTCGAACTGCATTTCTTCACGCAGATGGGCGTCCAGGTTGGACAGTGGTTCGTCCAGCAGCAGCACCGGCGGTTCGATCACCAGTGCACGGGCCAGGGCCACCCGTTGACGCTGGCCGCCGGAGAGTTCGCGCGGGTAGCGCTCGGCATGTTTGTCCAGGCGCACCAGCGCCAGGGCCTGGTCGACCCGGCGGGCTATGTCGGCGTTGGCCACCTTGCGCATGCGCAGGCCGAAGGCGACGTTGTCGCGCACGGTCATGTGCGGGAACAGCGCGTAGCTCTGGAATACCACGCCCAGGCCTCGGCTGGCCGGCTTGGCGTGGGTGATGTCGCGGCCGTCGAGGACAATGCGGCCGCTGGTGACCTCGACGAAGCCGGCAATCATTTGCAGGGTGGTGGTCTTGCCGCAGCCCGAAGGGCCAAGCAGGGAGACGAACTCGCCTTTCTCGATGGCCAGTGACGAGCTGGCCACTGCCTCCGTGGCGCCATAGCGCTTGCAAAGCTTGTCGATCAACAGAAAGGTCATGGCTGTGCTCCATCGCAAACGGAACCGGGGTCAACCGGCAGTTTCAGGGTGGGCAGAGCGCCAGCGGCGAAAAGCAATGCTTTTACGGACGTTGGCGCTCGCTTCTGTGGCGGCGGCCGATGTTGTGATATCGCCCTATGGACCGGAGAGTAGGGCAATGATTAGGATGGCGACAAAGGGTAATTTCACTGGGTGACAGCTATTTTGAAATTATTCCGCTGACTGGAATTTTCTAAGGTTTGACGAAAAATGGATTCCGATAAACGAAATGAGCAGGCCAAGGAAGTAGGTGTCAGTGCAGTGTCGCGTTTGTTCGCCGTGTTGCGTGCGCTGGGAGATTGCGGTGGCGAGGGCGAGAAGGTCAGCCAACTGGCGCTGCGGGTTGGCCTGGCGCAACCCACGACCCACCGCCTGCTGCGCAGCCTGATTGAAGAAGGCATGGTCGACCAGTGCGCGACCAGCAAGCGCTACCGGCTGAGCCTGGATTTTTTTGCCTTGGCGGCCAAGGCCGGGCAAGCCGGCAACCTGCGCGATGTGGTGCGCCCCAGCCTGCTGCGGCTGTCGGCCTCGCTGGGCGATTCGCTGTTCCTGCTGGCGCGCTCAGGGTTCGATGCGGTGTGCCTGGACCGCAGCGAAGGGCCATACCCGATTCGTACCTTCACCGGTGATATCGGCGGCCGTGTGGCCTTGGGGGTGGGGCAGGGCAGCCTGGCAATCTTGGCCTTCCTGCCGGAGGAGGAGCGCGACGAGGTGATCCGCTACAACCTGCCGCGGCTGAAGGATTTCCACCATTACGACGAAGTCATGCTGCGCGCCGAAATCGACAATGTGCGCAGCCTCGGCTATGCCGGGCGCAATACTGGAGTACTCGATGGCATGGCCGGCCTGGCGGTGCCGATCCTCGATCGTAACGGCCATGCGGTGGCGGCCCTGAGCGTGGCGACCATCAGCGACCGCCTGGGGCCCAACCGCATGCCGACCGTGGTAGCGCTGCTCAAGCGCGAGGCGGCGGCGATTGGCGAGCGGGTCAACCCGTTCGACCCGGTGCTGCGCCGGCCTTCGCATGTGTTTGGTTGAGCTGCAGGCCCGGAGAACTCAGTACGCAAGCGGTCCGCGTACCGTGTGGGAGCGGGCGTGCCCGCGAAGAATCCAACGCGGGGCCTGGCACCGGCTCCGCCGGTGTTCGCGGGCGCGCCCGCTCCCACAGAGCCCCGCTAAATCAATGAGTTATGTGTTGTTCTATGAGGGCGGGCGTGCCCGCGAAAGCGGGCGACGCGG of the Pseudomonas asiatica genome contains:
- a CDS encoding FAD-dependent oxidoreductase, yielding MPTHEHTQHNFDLVVLGSGAGGLTAAATAARRGLKVLVVEKAEHFGGTSAISGGAVWLYGTDQARAAGAVDSPEAIRTYLRQVIGDGYDPALVDTFIEHGHQALRWLEQNTELRYALRPHSPDYYPDAPGATQFGRALEMVEYDGRQLGSHFKDLQMPPPGMLLFGGMMVNRVDIQHFLSIRRSPRSLWHCLKLMARYARDRLHHPRGTRLTTGNALIARLASSAFAHGTQLWLRSEALELIVERGVVTGVVVQREGRRERVLARGGVVCAMGGFAAGALADSYRPGRQAPHLTMSPPTNDGAALRLGQAVAAAQGEGLVANFFWAPVSELRHASGEHERFPHLVTDRAKPGMIAVGPDGRRFVNESDSYHHFVQTMFAKGIASCWLVCDAEAMNRYGLGLARPKPVDNQALIHAGYLHRAATAQALAKTIGVDPQVFMQTLEQFNADARNGIDRAFGKGGNSYNRYMGDPQHTPNPCLAPLTSGPFYAIRIHTGDLGSARGLVTNAQANVLNRDGQPIAGLYAVGNDMNSLMKGTYPGPGITLGPALTFGWLAANHIAVRLQAPTTQMETPACTTN
- a CDS encoding NIPSNAP family protein, translating into MYYELRTYTLDPLKMADWLSLYQSHALEVQSEHLGNLVGFFTSEFGEVNQVVHIWGYASLDERMARRAAMAADPRWAEFSRRNRELGAVLRLQSRMLRPTGFSPLQ
- a CDS encoding shikimate dehydrogenase family protein, producing MIRGSTELVAIVGSPIAQVKSPENFNTWFANNNCNLAMLPIDLHEAALATFAGTLRGWQNLRGCVVTVPYKQALASRLDGLSERAAALGSVNVIRRERDGRLLGDNVDGAGFLGAARKHGFEPAGKRALVIGCGGVGSAIAYALGEAGIASITLSDPSTARMGAVCELLGNAFPAVELATRVDGLEGFDLLVNASPVGMGGSAELPLPAALLATLQPETLVADVVTSPEITPLLKRARQAGCSVQTGPEMAFAQLGHLGAFMGVTPLEI
- a CDS encoding FAD-dependent oxidoreductase, producing MQPLECDVLVIGSGASGLAAAVTAAHHGQQVIVAEKASQLGGTSAWSGGWLWIPRNPLAIAEGIVETDDAPERYLRGQTHVSELDPRQRAFLHHGPEMVAFFQQHTAVQFQCGSRMPDMREGDGSTRGGRSLCALPYDGRLLGPWLHKLRPPLDIVSLAGMGIAGGADMAAFFNATRSPTAALHVGKRLLRHGRDLLLHRRSLQLVNGNALVARLLRSALDLGVTLLTDKPASRLLGEGRVSGAQFADGQMIHARRGVVLACGGFAHDRQRIAHLMPHAPDGTQHYSAAPRENSGDGLRLGEQAGGMVQATATHAGAWAPVSRVPRSDGSFGHFPHLIDRAKPGFIAVRGDGRRFVNEADCYHDFMNALFAATPQGEAPEAWLICDHAAQRRYGIGWAKPFPFPTRHYQRCGYLHSGRTLAQLAQRCGIDAAQLQRTVHDFNRHAAQGEDPLFRRGASAYNRAQGEPLQAPNPSLRPLLHGPFHAVKLLPGSLGTFAGLGTDASARVLDREARPIPGLYAVGNDMNSVMGGYYPSGGITLGPGMTFGYLAGRALSTLTS
- a CDS encoding IclR family transcriptional regulator, whose protein sequence is MNTPAIHPRDLIAGLQKGLALMQLFSAEQPRLSVPQAARLSGLTPSAARRFLLTLVHEGFAETDSREYWLTPKALRLGQAYVDSAQLPRMLRPIVEQVARQTQEHVSVGTRDGDEIIHLVRSRYSHVSSLSIRPGSRVPMYCTAGGRVWLAWLDEGERDAYFARNPLRGLTPYTQTDRLQLEAELLRVREQGFCIVDQEYEVGMRVLGVPLLDRAGRLKATLTITTHASRLSVDEIRLRYLPTLYEAQALLRPVLD